In Gossypium arboreum isolate Shixiya-1 chromosome 5, ASM2569848v2, whole genome shotgun sequence, a single genomic region encodes these proteins:
- the LOC128293221 gene encoding sulfite exporter TauE/SafE family protein 3-like has protein sequence MLIGLRHLMAAPSKGWRLILAGIILVGFLAVDSVLVTAEPSSNHEQSGYNEKNYVRKAFKLLEQNSKPRHEHEWPDIRFGWKIVVGSILGFLGAAFGSVGGVGGGGIFVPMLTLIVGFDPKSSTAISKCKNNPFLPNFYK, from the exons ATGCTCATTGGTTTAAGGCATTTAATGGCTGCTCCGTCAAAAGGATGGCGATTGATATTGGCGGGAATAATATTGGTCGGTTTCCTTGCTGTGGATTCAGTGCTTGTTACAGCTGAACCAAGTTCGAACCATGAACAATCAGGTTATAATGAGAAAAACTACGTTCGGAAAGCATTTAAGTTGTTAGAGCAGAACAGTAAACCACGCCATGAACATGAATGGCCT GACATAAGATTTGGTTGGAAAATTGTGGTGGGTTCCATACTTGGATTCCTTGGAGCAGCCTTTGGTAGCGTTGGAGGTGTAGGAGGAGGCGGTATTTTTGTTCCCATGCTTACCTTGATTGTTGGGTTTGATCCCAAATCATCAACAGCAATCTCAAAATGTAAGAATAATCCTTTCCTTCCCAATTTTTACAAGTAA
- the LOC108452306 gene encoding sulfite exporter TauE/SafE family protein 3-like has protein sequence MVTGAAAATVCYNIRQRHPSLELPLIDYDLALLFQPMLVLGISIGVGFNVIFPDWMITILLIIVFLVMSSKSFLKGVQTWKKETIKKKEAGRQLELNTKDNAVEVKTQNEEQVTTNGKQTGSNESKKPKVSLIDNICWKELGLLTAVWVVILALQIAKNYSTTCSVEYWVLNLLQIPVAVGVSSYEVICLYKGRRKIASKGDVAVTWRVHKLLIYCGFGVLAGVLGGMLGLGGGFILGPLLLEMGIPPQVSSATTTFAMFFSASMSVIEYYLLKRFPVPYAVYLAVVATIAAFVGQHVVGKVIKILGRASIIIFILSGMIFGSAISLGGIGIAKMIKRIERKEYMGLDDICSYQP, from the exons ATGGTTACTGGTGCGGCAGCTGCAACAGTATGCTACAATATAAGGCAAAGGCATCCATCACTTGAACTGCCTCTGATTGACTATGACTTAGCACTTCTATTTCAGCCAATGTTGGTTTTGGGAATTAGTATTGGAGTTGGATTCAACGTGATCTTTCCGGATTGGATGATCACAATTTTGCTAATTATTGTCTTCTTAG TCATGTCAAGTAAGTCATTCCTCAAAGGTGTTCAAACATGGAAAAAGGAAACCATCAAGAAGAAG GAAGCAGGAAGGCAGCTGGAATTAAATACTAAAGATAATGCGGTGGAAGTCAAAACCCAAAATGAAGAACAAGTTACTACAAATGGCAAACAAACAGGAAGCAATGAATCAAAAAAACCAAAG GTGTCTCTTATTGATAACATATGCTGGAAAGAGCTTGGACTTCTAACTGCTGTCTGGGTGGTAATCCTTGCTTTACAGATAGCTAAG AATTATTCAACAACATGTTCAGTAGAATACTGGGTATTGAATTTATTGCAG ATCCCAGTAGCTGTTGGAGTATCTTCGTATGAGGTAATCTGTTTGTACAAAGGGAGGAGAAAAATTGCATCAAAGGGGGATGTTGCGGTAACTTGGCGAGTCCACAAGCTACTGATTTACTGTGGctttggtgtgttggctggtgtACTTGGTGGGATGCTTGGTCTTGGAGGAGGATTTATTTTGGGTCCTCTTCTGCTGGAGATGGGGATCCCCCCTCAG GTGTCAAGTGCAACGACCACCTTTGCCATGTTTTTTTCAGCATCGATGTCAGTGATTGAATATTATCTTCTGAAAAGATTTCCAGTCCCTTATG CTGTTTACCTGGCTGTTGTGGCCACAATAGCAGCATTTGTTGGGCAACATGTAGTGGGAAAAGTGATCAAAATACTGGGAAGGGCATCTATAATCATCTTCATTCTATCTGGAATGATATTTGGTAGTGCGATCTCACTAG GTGGGATAGGCATTGCTAAGATGATCAAACGGATTGAAAGAAAGGAGTATATGGGACTTGATGATATTTGCTCCTATCAGCCTTAG
- the LOC108453780 gene encoding protein disulfide isomerase-like 1-6: protein MLFSKNPTSRFLLLTLIFVLLFFFSININASDPTNSEDDSDDLEQLLALDEQEDQLPEDQDQESSSRFSEAEVLSKAQRIVLELNSDNSKRVIDENEFVLLLGYAPWCVRSAELMPQFAEAATSLKELGSPVLMAKLDAERYPKVASLLDIKGFPTLLLFVNRTSQAYTGGFSAEEIVIWARKKTGVPVIRINTVTEAEDFLKKHHMFVIGLFEKFEGSDYKAFIKAAMSDNEIQFAEASNIEVAKLLYPDIKATNFLGIVKSEPERYTAYDGTFEMENILQFLDYKKFPLVTKLTELNSVRVYSSPVKLQVYVFAKADDFKILLEPLQDVARKFITKVMFIYIDIVDENLAKPFLTLFGLEESKNTLVTAFDNKGSSKYLLQSDPTPSNIEEFCSGLLHGSSSTYFKSQPIPDNNNASVLAVVGKTFDDLVLNSPKNVLLEVYTPWCINCETTSKQIEKLAKHFKGLDSLIFAKIDASANEHPKLQVDDYPSLFLYKAGDKDNPIKLSTKSGSKELAAFINKQVRPKDQAAKDEL, encoded by the exons ATGCTTTTCTCCAAAAACCCCACTTCAAGATTCCTTCTTCTCACTCTCATCTTTGTCCTACTATTCTTTTTTTCCATAAACATCAATGCATCTGATCCCACCAACTCTGAAGATGATTCGGATGACCTTGAACAGCTTTTAGCCTTGGATGAACAAGAAGATCAGCTACCAGAAGACCAAGACCAAGAATCTAGCAGTAGATTTTCCGAAGCAGAGGTGTTAAGTAAAGCACAAAGGATAGTTCTTGAGCTTAACAGTGATAATTCCAAGAGGGTCATTGATGAGAACGAGTTTGTTTTGCTTTTGGGTTATGCTCCTTGGTGCGTTAGGAGTGCTGAGCTTATGCCTCAGTTTGCTGAAGCTGCCACTTCTTTGAAAGAATTGGGAAGTCCTGTTTTGATGGCCAAGCTTGATGCTGAAAGGTACCCAAAGGTGGCTTCTCTGCTTGATATTAAAGGCTTCCCTACTCTGCTTTTGTTTGTTAATCGCACTTCTCAAGCTTATACGGGTGGATTTTCAGC GGAAGAAATAGTGATATGGGCAAGGAAGAAGACCGGTGTGCCTGTCATTAGAATAAACACGGTGACTGAGGCAGAAGATTTTCTTAAAAAGCACCACATGTTTGTGATTGGTCTTTTTGAGAAATTTGAG GGGTCTGATTATAAAGCATTTATAAAGGCAGCTATGTCTGACAATGAAATCCAGTTTGCTGAAGCAAGCAACATTGAGGTTGCTAAACTTCTCTACCCAGATATCAAAGCTACTAATTTCCTTGGGATTGTTAAAAGTGAACCAGAAAGGTACACTGCTTATG ACGGTACATTTGAGATGGAGAACATTTTGCAGTTTCTGGACTACAAGAAGTTTCCCTTAGTTACTAAATTGACTGAACTGAATTCTGTCAGAGTTTACTCCAGCCCCGTCAAACTTCAG GTTTATGTCTTTGCGAAAGCTGATGATTTCAAGATTCTTCTTGAGCCTCTTCAAGATGTTGCAAGAAAGTTCATAACAAAG GTGATGTTTATTTATATAGACATTGTTGATGAAAACCTTGCAAAGCCTTTCTTAACCTTGTTTGGGCTTGAGGAATCAAAAAACACTTTG GTGACAGCATTTGATAACAAAGGCAGCTCGAAGTACTTGTTGCAGTCCGACCCAACCCCAAGCAACATAGAA GAATTTTGCTCTGGGCTTCTTCATGGTTCTAGCTCAACATACTTCAAATCACAGCCAATACCAGATAAT AATAATGCAAGTGTGCTAGCTGTCGTGGGAAAGACATTTGATGACTTGGTCTTGAACAGTCCCAAGAATGTTCTTTTAGAG GTATATACCCCGTGGTGCATCAATTGTGAGACCACGAGCAAGCAGATTGAGAAATTGGCTAAGCATTTTAAAGGCTTGGACAGTCTCATCTTTGCTAAGATTGATGCTTCTGCTAATGAACATCCAAAACTTCAG GTTGACGACTACCCATCACTCTTTTTATACAAAGCTGGTGATAAAGACAATCCG ATCAAACTTTCAACAAAATCTGGTTCAAAAGAACTAGCAGCCTTCATTAACAAACAAGTGAGACCCAAAGATCAAGCGGCCAAAGATGAACTATAG
- the LOC108452742 gene encoding uncharacterized protein LOC108452742, translating to MKQWEALENALKSMQEKALDFQFQQQERRKSREKEEEKGIASFSGSENIDKDKKDNDFGSLVDELLLLVNYGINFVTLFSHEMVIHNVSNLCDMAEAVCDEQEQQMKQSYFDLHVWALLCDEASLKVWKLRSFGWVYLLKVSKSPLGVHLGCYGMVNIVVPCSAFGS from the exons ATGAAGCAGTGGGAGGCTTTGGAGAACGCTTTGAAGTCAATGCAAGAGAAGGCTTTAGATTTTCAATTTCAACAGCAAGAAAGAAGGAAATCAAGggagaaagaagaggaaaaggGAATCGCGTCGTTCTCAGGGTCGGAGAACATAGATAAGGATAAGAAGGATAACGACTTTGGCTCTTTGGTTGATGAGCTTCTTTTGCtggtaaattatggaattaattttGTTACCCTTTTTT CTCATGAAATGGTAATTCATAATGTTTCGAATCTGTGTGACATGGCAGAAGCAGTATGTGATGAACAGGAGCAGCAAATGAAGCAATCTTATTTCGATCTTCATGTTTGGGCATTGCTTTGTGATGA GGCAAGCTTGAAGGTTTGGAAATTAAGAAGTTTTGGCTGGGTATATCTTCTCAAGGTAAGTAAAAGCCCTCTTGGTGTGCATTTGGGATGTTATGGCATGGTAAATATAGTTGTGCCATGTTCTGCATTTGGGTCATGA
- the LOC108453839 gene encoding glyoxylate/hydroxypyruvate/pyruvate reductase 2KGR, producing the protein MESIGVLMACPMNSYLEQQLENRFKLFRFWTVPDKSSFLASHKDSIQAVVGNAFAGADAMLIEALPKLEIVASFSVGLDKIDLAKCKEKGIRVTNTPDVLTEDVADLAIGLMLAVLRKLCESDRFVRSGKWKSGQYVLTTKFTGKRVGIIGLGRIGMAIAKRAEAFSCPISYYSRTEKPEIKYKYYPSVVELAANCDILVVACALTTETHHVINREVIDALGPKGVLINIGRGPHVDEPELVSALVEHRLGGAGLDVFEHEPEVPEELFGLDNVVLLPHVGSGTVETRQAMADLVIGNLEAHFLKKPLLTPVV; encoded by the exons ATGGAATCCATTGGAGTTCTCATGGCTTGCCCCATGAACTCTTACCTCGAGCAACAACTCGAGAACCGTTTCAAGCTATTCAGATTCTGGACAGTGCCGGACAAATCATCCTTTCTGGCTTCTCACAAGGACTCAATCCAGGCGGTCGTCGGAAACGCCTTTGCCGGTGCCGATGCCATGCTGATCGAGGCGTTGCCCAAGCTGGAGATTGTTGCCAGCTTCAGTGTAGGGCTTGATAAGATAGATTTGGCCAAGTGTAAAGAAAAGGGTATCCGAGTTACCAACACCCCTGACGTTTTGACTGAGGACGTGGCGGATTTGGCGATCGGTTTGATGTTGGCGGTGTTGAGGAAGCTCTGTGAGAGTGATCGGTTTGTGAGGAGTGGCAAGTGGAAGAGTGGGCAATATGTGTTGACTACTAAG TTTACTGGAAAAAGAGTTGGCATTATTGGGCTGGGAAGAATTGGCATGGCAATTGCTAAGAGAGCTGAAGCATTTAGCTGCCCTATTAGTTACTACTCTAGAACTGAGAAACCAGAAATCAAATACAAATACTATCCGAGCGTTGTTGAGCTGGCTGCCAACTGCGATATCTTGGTTGTTGCTTGTGCACTGACTACAGAGACCCACCACGTCATCAACAGGGAAGTCATCGATGCATTGGGTCCAAAGGGTGTTCTTATCAACATCGGGAGAGGCCCTCATGTTGATGAACCCGAGCTGGTTTCTGCATTGGTTGAACACCGATTAGGAGGTGCAGGGCTTGATGTGTTTGAACATGAACCTGAAGTACCGGAAGAGCTTTTTGGGCTTGATAATGTGGTGCTCTTACCTCATGTAGGTAGCGGTACGGTGGAAACCCGCCAAGCTATGGCTGATCTTGTCATTGGGAACTTGGAGGCACACTTTCTGAAGAAACCACTATTAACTCCTGTGGTTTAG
- the LOC108450233 gene encoding rop guanine nucleotide exchange factor 12 isoform X1: protein MVQQEEDRAWSNMFGLKGSHDNKGRHAKSLSIDSAVKFDGAAFDNHSKPQSDRCPKLNRTLEEMTTAFQAKEKQLLADMDQMKEKFAKLLLGEDMSGGGKGVSSALALSNAITNLAASVFGEQSRLEPMTPERKLRWRKEIDWMLSVADHIVELVPSQQKGKDGSNMEIMVTKQRIDLHMNIPALRKLDAMLIDCLDNFKDQNEFYYLSKDASDSEKGKHKRKDDKWWLPTVKVPEDGLSDKSRKNLQSQKESVTQVLKAAMSINAQVLSEMEVPENYIEALPKNGRASLGDLVYRSITVEFFDPDQFLSSLDLSSEHKILDLKNRLEASIVIWKRKMTQKDGKSGWGSGISFEKRELFEERAETILHIIKHRFPGLPQSSLDISKIQYNRDVGQALLESYSRILESLAFTVLSRIEDVLQADNITQNPNPQPCKRNSLKDDSQPNSVSTSPRYDVETANAKTLSDLLTWTMDQNDYDDRVDSDDGSIDVEPSMQKLNVVTNTSKKSYLESLAGVRSPTERH, encoded by the exons ATGGTTCAGCAAGAAGAAGACAGAGCCTGGTCTAATATGTTTGGTCTTAAGGGCTCACATGATAACAAAGGAAGACATGCAAAGAGTTTGAGCATTGACAGTGCTGTTAAATTTGATGGAGCAGCTTTTGATAACCACTCTAAACCTCAAAGCGACAGGTGTCCCAAGTTGAATCGAACCTTGGAAGAAATGACTACTGCCTTCCAAGCCAAAGAAAAGCAGCTTTTAGCTG ATATGGACCAGATGAAGGAAAAGTTTGCGAAGTTACTCTTAGGTGAGGATATGTCAGGTGGAGGGAAGGGAGTTTCATCAGCTTTAGCACTGTCTAACGCCATTACCAACCTTGCTG CTTCCGTTTTTGGTGAGCAATCCCGCTTAGAGCCTATGACGCCTGAAAGGAAATTAAGGTGGAGAAAAGAAATAGATTGGATGTTGTCTGTCGCTGATCACATTGTTGAACTTGTTCCTTCCCAACAGAAGGGCAAGGATGGATCCAACATGGAG ATAATGGTCACAAAGCAACGTATAGATCTTCATATGAACATTCCGGCCCTGCGGAAACTTGATGCAATGCTGATT GATTGTCTAGATAACTTCAAGGACCagaatgaattctattatttgtcAAAAGATGCCTCGGACTCAGAGAAAGGAAAACACAagagaaaagatgataaatggtGGCTGCCTACCGTTAAAGTTCCCGAAGATGGACTGTCAGATAAGAGCAGAAAAAATCTGCAGAGCCAAAAAGAATCTGTGACTCAAGTGCTTAAAGCAGCAATGTCAATTAATGCTCAAGTTCTTTCAGAGATGGAGGTCCCTGAAAACTACATTGAAGCCCTCCCTAAG AATGGGAGAGCTAGTCTTGGTGATTTAGTTTACAGGAGTATCACAGTTGAATTCTTTGACCCTGATCAATTTCTCTCCTCCCTGGACTTATCGTCCGAGCACAAGATTTTAGACCTCAAGAACCGACTTGAGGCATCGATAGTCATATGGAAGAGGAAGATGACCCAAAAGGACGGAAAATCGGGTTGGGGCTCTGGTATTAGCTTTGAGAAGAGAGAGCTATTCGAGGAGAGAGCTGAAACCATCTTACACATTATCAAACATCGGTTCCCTGGACTTCCTCAATCTTCACTAGACATCAGTAAAATCCAATACAACCGG GATGTAGGGCAAGCTCTCCTAGAGAGCTATTCGAGAATACTGGAGAGCTTGGCCTTTACAGTCTTATCGAGAATCGAAGATGTCCTCCAAGCTGATAATATTACCCAAAATCCTAATCCACAGCCATGCAAACGCAACAGTTTAAAGGACGACAGCCAGCCTAATTCAGTGTCTACAAGTCCAAGATATGATGTGGAAACAGCGAACGCAAAGACCCTCTCAGATTTACTTACTTGGACTATGGATCAAAATGACTACGACGATAGGGTGGACTCAGATGACGGATCCATAGATGTTGAACCAAGCATGCAAAAGCTAAACGTAGTGACAAACACTAGCAAGAAGTCCTATCTTGAGAGCTTGGCCGGAGTAAGAAGCCCTACGGAACGCCATTAA
- the LOC108450233 gene encoding rop guanine nucleotide exchange factor 12 isoform X2 — protein MFGLKGSHDNKGRHAKSLSIDSAVKFDGAAFDNHSKPQSDRCPKLNRTLEEMTTAFQAKEKQLLADMDQMKEKFAKLLLGEDMSGGGKGVSSALALSNAITNLAASVFGEQSRLEPMTPERKLRWRKEIDWMLSVADHIVELVPSQQKGKDGSNMEIMVTKQRIDLHMNIPALRKLDAMLIDCLDNFKDQNEFYYLSKDASDSEKGKHKRKDDKWWLPTVKVPEDGLSDKSRKNLQSQKESVTQVLKAAMSINAQVLSEMEVPENYIEALPKNGRASLGDLVYRSITVEFFDPDQFLSSLDLSSEHKILDLKNRLEASIVIWKRKMTQKDGKSGWGSGISFEKRELFEERAETILHIIKHRFPGLPQSSLDISKIQYNRDVGQALLESYSRILESLAFTVLSRIEDVLQADNITQNPNPQPCKRNSLKDDSQPNSVSTSPRYDVETANAKTLSDLLTWTMDQNDYDDRVDSDDGSIDVEPSMQKLNVVTNTSKKSYLESLAGVRSPTERH, from the exons ATGTTTGGTCTTAAGGGCTCACATGATAACAAAGGAAGACATGCAAAGAGTTTGAGCATTGACAGTGCTGTTAAATTTGATGGAGCAGCTTTTGATAACCACTCTAAACCTCAAAGCGACAGGTGTCCCAAGTTGAATCGAACCTTGGAAGAAATGACTACTGCCTTCCAAGCCAAAGAAAAGCAGCTTTTAGCTG ATATGGACCAGATGAAGGAAAAGTTTGCGAAGTTACTCTTAGGTGAGGATATGTCAGGTGGAGGGAAGGGAGTTTCATCAGCTTTAGCACTGTCTAACGCCATTACCAACCTTGCTG CTTCCGTTTTTGGTGAGCAATCCCGCTTAGAGCCTATGACGCCTGAAAGGAAATTAAGGTGGAGAAAAGAAATAGATTGGATGTTGTCTGTCGCTGATCACATTGTTGAACTTGTTCCTTCCCAACAGAAGGGCAAGGATGGATCCAACATGGAG ATAATGGTCACAAAGCAACGTATAGATCTTCATATGAACATTCCGGCCCTGCGGAAACTTGATGCAATGCTGATT GATTGTCTAGATAACTTCAAGGACCagaatgaattctattatttgtcAAAAGATGCCTCGGACTCAGAGAAAGGAAAACACAagagaaaagatgataaatggtGGCTGCCTACCGTTAAAGTTCCCGAAGATGGACTGTCAGATAAGAGCAGAAAAAATCTGCAGAGCCAAAAAGAATCTGTGACTCAAGTGCTTAAAGCAGCAATGTCAATTAATGCTCAAGTTCTTTCAGAGATGGAGGTCCCTGAAAACTACATTGAAGCCCTCCCTAAG AATGGGAGAGCTAGTCTTGGTGATTTAGTTTACAGGAGTATCACAGTTGAATTCTTTGACCCTGATCAATTTCTCTCCTCCCTGGACTTATCGTCCGAGCACAAGATTTTAGACCTCAAGAACCGACTTGAGGCATCGATAGTCATATGGAAGAGGAAGATGACCCAAAAGGACGGAAAATCGGGTTGGGGCTCTGGTATTAGCTTTGAGAAGAGAGAGCTATTCGAGGAGAGAGCTGAAACCATCTTACACATTATCAAACATCGGTTCCCTGGACTTCCTCAATCTTCACTAGACATCAGTAAAATCCAATACAACCGG GATGTAGGGCAAGCTCTCCTAGAGAGCTATTCGAGAATACTGGAGAGCTTGGCCTTTACAGTCTTATCGAGAATCGAAGATGTCCTCCAAGCTGATAATATTACCCAAAATCCTAATCCACAGCCATGCAAACGCAACAGTTTAAAGGACGACAGCCAGCCTAATTCAGTGTCTACAAGTCCAAGATATGATGTGGAAACAGCGAACGCAAAGACCCTCTCAGATTTACTTACTTGGACTATGGATCAAAATGACTACGACGATAGGGTGGACTCAGATGACGGATCCATAGATGTTGAACCAAGCATGCAAAAGCTAAACGTAGTGACAAACACTAGCAAGAAGTCCTATCTTGAGAGCTTGGCCGGAGTAAGAAGCCCTACGGAACGCCATTAA
- the LOC108450233 gene encoding rop guanine nucleotide exchange factor 12 isoform X3, which produces MDQMKEKFAKLLLGEDMSGGGKGVSSALALSNAITNLAASVFGEQSRLEPMTPERKLRWRKEIDWMLSVADHIVELVPSQQKGKDGSNMEIMVTKQRIDLHMNIPALRKLDAMLIDCLDNFKDQNEFYYLSKDASDSEKGKHKRKDDKWWLPTVKVPEDGLSDKSRKNLQSQKESVTQVLKAAMSINAQVLSEMEVPENYIEALPKNGRASLGDLVYRSITVEFFDPDQFLSSLDLSSEHKILDLKNRLEASIVIWKRKMTQKDGKSGWGSGISFEKRELFEERAETILHIIKHRFPGLPQSSLDISKIQYNRDVGQALLESYSRILESLAFTVLSRIEDVLQADNITQNPNPQPCKRNSLKDDSQPNSVSTSPRYDVETANAKTLSDLLTWTMDQNDYDDRVDSDDGSIDVEPSMQKLNVVTNTSKKSYLESLAGVRSPTERH; this is translated from the exons ATGGACCAGATGAAGGAAAAGTTTGCGAAGTTACTCTTAGGTGAGGATATGTCAGGTGGAGGGAAGGGAGTTTCATCAGCTTTAGCACTGTCTAACGCCATTACCAACCTTGCTG CTTCCGTTTTTGGTGAGCAATCCCGCTTAGAGCCTATGACGCCTGAAAGGAAATTAAGGTGGAGAAAAGAAATAGATTGGATGTTGTCTGTCGCTGATCACATTGTTGAACTTGTTCCTTCCCAACAGAAGGGCAAGGATGGATCCAACATGGAG ATAATGGTCACAAAGCAACGTATAGATCTTCATATGAACATTCCGGCCCTGCGGAAACTTGATGCAATGCTGATT GATTGTCTAGATAACTTCAAGGACCagaatgaattctattatttgtcAAAAGATGCCTCGGACTCAGAGAAAGGAAAACACAagagaaaagatgataaatggtGGCTGCCTACCGTTAAAGTTCCCGAAGATGGACTGTCAGATAAGAGCAGAAAAAATCTGCAGAGCCAAAAAGAATCTGTGACTCAAGTGCTTAAAGCAGCAATGTCAATTAATGCTCAAGTTCTTTCAGAGATGGAGGTCCCTGAAAACTACATTGAAGCCCTCCCTAAG AATGGGAGAGCTAGTCTTGGTGATTTAGTTTACAGGAGTATCACAGTTGAATTCTTTGACCCTGATCAATTTCTCTCCTCCCTGGACTTATCGTCCGAGCACAAGATTTTAGACCTCAAGAACCGACTTGAGGCATCGATAGTCATATGGAAGAGGAAGATGACCCAAAAGGACGGAAAATCGGGTTGGGGCTCTGGTATTAGCTTTGAGAAGAGAGAGCTATTCGAGGAGAGAGCTGAAACCATCTTACACATTATCAAACATCGGTTCCCTGGACTTCCTCAATCTTCACTAGACATCAGTAAAATCCAATACAACCGG GATGTAGGGCAAGCTCTCCTAGAGAGCTATTCGAGAATACTGGAGAGCTTGGCCTTTACAGTCTTATCGAGAATCGAAGATGTCCTCCAAGCTGATAATATTACCCAAAATCCTAATCCACAGCCATGCAAACGCAACAGTTTAAAGGACGACAGCCAGCCTAATTCAGTGTCTACAAGTCCAAGATATGATGTGGAAACAGCGAACGCAAAGACCCTCTCAGATTTACTTACTTGGACTATGGATCAAAATGACTACGACGATAGGGTGGACTCAGATGACGGATCCATAGATGTTGAACCAAGCATGCAAAAGCTAAACGTAGTGACAAACACTAGCAAGAAGTCCTATCTTGAGAGCTTGGCCGGAGTAAGAAGCCCTACGGAACGCCATTAA
- the LOC108450234 gene encoding photosystem I reaction center subunit VI, chloroplastic-like, with product MASLATLAGVQPTTIKGLGGSSLSGTKLLVKSTRQSFKPKNYRAGAVVAKYGDKSVYFDLEDIGNTTGQWDLYGSDAPSPYNPLQSKFFETFAAPFTKRGLLLKFLILGGGSLGLYLSATASDDLLPIKKGPQLPPKPGPRGKI from the exons ATGGCTTCTCTTGCGACCTTAGCCGGTGTTCAACCAACGACCATCAAGGGCCTTGGTGGCAGCTCTCTCAGTGGAACCAAGCTCTTGGTGAAGTCAACTCGCCAGAGTTTCAAACCCAAAAACTACAG GGCTGGTGCTGTGGTAGCCAAGTATGGTGATAAGAGTGTATACTTTGATTTGGAGGATATTGGCAACACAACTGGGCAATGGGACTTGTATGGATCCGATGCACCTTCACCGTACAACCCACTCCAG AGCAAGTTCTTTGAGACATTTGCAGCTCCATTTACCAAGAGAGGATTGTTGCTCAAGTTCCTGATCTTGGGAGGCGGTTCCCTCGGTCTTTACCTCAGTGCCACTGCTTCCGATGACCTTCTACCGATCAAGAAAGGTCCGCAACTCCCACCCAAGCCTGGGCCGCGTGGCAAGATCTAA
- the LOC108453190 gene encoding 30S ribosomal protein S17, chloroplastic: MSITSSLQSLKLSSPFLHGSTSLPLLSKPNSSPPHQPLRSPAFLPPIRAMKSMQGQVVCATNDKTVAVEVVRLAPHPKYKRRVRKKKKFQAHDPDNQFKVGDYVQLEKSRPISKTKTFIAVAVPSRNGKQEKEEAGELGIPLESKQTQEQPQA, from the coding sequence ATGTCGATAACTTCTTCTCTCCAATCTCTCAAGCTTTCATCCCCATTCCTCCATGGCTCAACTTCCCTCCCTCTTctctcaaaacccaactcttctccCCCTCACCAACCCCTCCGATCCCCGGCTTTTCTCCCTCCAATCAGGGCAATGAAATCCATGCAAGGCCAGGTCGTTTGTGCCACAAATGACAAGACAGTGGCAGTGGAAGTGGTGCGTTTAGCCCCGCATCCCAAGTACAAGAGGCGTGTTAGGAAGAAGAAGAAGTTTCAGGCTCACGACCCAGATAACCAATTCAAAGTTGGCGATTATGTGCAGCTTGAGAAGAGCCGGCCTATTAGCAAGACCAAGACTTTCATTGCGGTGGCTGTACCAAGTAGGAATGGGAAGCAGGAGAAGGAGGAGGCAGGGGAGCTTGGGATTCCATTGGAGTCTAAACAAACTCAAGAGCAGCCGCAGGCTTAG